One genomic region from Labeo rohita strain BAU-BD-2019 chromosome 7, IGBB_LRoh.1.0, whole genome shotgun sequence encodes:
- the LOC127167957 gene encoding zinc finger CCHC domain-containing protein 12, which produces MEVVQTSSVKIPNAVIISGITGTESDEHVYDFLKQYGSIHRIIPVDSSESETDKQVIVEYAYGTAVQSLSSILPHKLHQFHARTQANTTYLIRTLASAYTPVVSKSVTQTYLSELKELAKLTGRDLTTILKEELSIISEAVDLDNPMKSNSPNTQEHDITEATAQVSPPSSTVREPFVQPDHNWSPPLVSSERRTQPALKLSDVSPPEVQRVIVEHIVRNEESAMQFHAPLRLRPFSGRCPHPNNEVNYETWRANVELLLKDTKQPDLYKSRKLLESLSSPAIDIVKHLTPESPPGMYLEILDSAFGTVEDGDDSFAKYLNTVQDNGEKPSAYLQRLQVMLNTAFRRGGVSASDLDRQLLKQFIRGCWDNILISELQLEQKKQNPPTFAELLLLLRTAEDKRTSKASRMKQYFSASKQKVSSHYQGVYFQYEEECIPSQSTSHSKNEVQDLKRQIADLQSQLTRITQRDSQKTCKPAAKPVTPKPAIAKSAADAPLPQKSQSHSRDANTHRSNRPKPWYCFRCGEDGHIKPQCEAEPNPSLVASKREQLREKQLSWDIENGVPKPDHLN; this is translated from the coding sequence ATGGAAGTAGTTCAAACGAGCAGTGTTAAAATCCCCAATGCAGTTATAATTAGTGGAATAACCGGCACAGAATCTGACGAACACGTCTATGACTTTCTTAAGCAGTATGGGTCTATTCATAGGATAATTCCAGTAGATTCCTCTGAGTCAGAGACCGACAAGCAAGTCATAGTAGAATATGCATATGGCACAGCTGTGCAGTCCCTTTCATCCATTTTACCTCACAAGCTTCACCAATTCCATGCTAGAACCCAAGCTAACACCACTTACCTTATTAGAACTTTAGCCAGTGCTTACACACCTGTAGTCAGCAAATCAGTTACTCAGACTTACCTCTCAGAGCTAAAGGAATTAGCAAAACTGACTGGAAGAGATTTAACGACTATCCTAAAAGAAGAGCTTTCCATCATCAGTGAAGCTGTTGACCTGGATAACCCAATGAAGTCCAACTCACCTAACACTCAAGAGCACGATATTACAGAAGCTACTGCTCAAGTTAGTCCTCCGTCCAGTACAGTTCGAGAGCCATTTGTTCAGCCAGATCATAACTGGTCTCCACCACTGGTTTCTTCTGAAAGGAGAACACAGCCTGCATTGAAACTTTCTGACGTCAGTCCACCTGAAGTACAGCGAGTGATTGTTGAACACATAGTTAGAAACGAAGAATCTGCTATGCAATTTCATGCACCCCTACGACTCAGACCCTTCTCAGGGCGCTGCCCTCACCCCAACAATGAAGTGAATTATGAGACATGGCGTGCCAATGTGGAATTGCTTCTCAAAGATACAAAACAGCCAGATTTATACAAATCTCGCAAACTCCTTGAAAGCCTTTCATCGCCCGCCATTGACATAGTGAAGCACCTGACACCTGAATCTCCCCCAGGCATGTACTTGGAGATTCTAGATTCTGCCTTTGGTACTGTTGAAGATGGAGACGATTCCTTTGCAAAGTACCTTAATACTGTGCAAGATAATGGTGAGAAGCCTTCAGCTTACCTTCAAAGACTGCAAGTGATGCTGAACACTGCCTTCAGGAGGGGAGGTGTGTCTGCAAGCGATCTTGATCGACaacttttaaaacagtttattagAGGTTGTTGGGACAACATCTTAATATCTGAACTGCAGCTAGAACAGAAGAAGCAGAACCCACCTACCTTTGCAGAACTTCTCCTGTTGCTCCGCACGGCAGAAGACAAAAGGACCTCCAAAGCATCGCGTATGAAGCAGTACTTCAGTGCCTCAAAGCAGAAAGTGTCATCTCATTATCAAGGTGTTTATTTTCAGTATGAGGAGGAATGCATCCCATCACAGTCTACTTCTCATTCCAAGAATGAAGTTCAAGACCTAAAGAGACAGATAGCTGACTTACAATCCCAGCTCACGCGGATCACGCAGAGAGATagtcaaaaaacatgtaaaccaGCTGCCAAGCCTGTAACTCCCAAGCCAGCCATTGCAAAGTCTGCTGCTGATGCTCCTTTACCACAGAAGTCACAGTCACACAGTCGAGATGCAAATACCCACAGAAGCAATAGGCCGAAACCGTGGTATTGCTTCAGATGTGGAGAGGATGGGCACATCAAACCCCAGTGTGAAGCTGAGCCAAACCCCTCTCTGGTAGCTTCAAAAAGAGAGCAGCTTAGAGAAAAGCAGCTATCATGGGACATTGAGAATGGTGTTCCAAAGCCTGATCATTTAAACTAG